From Saimiri boliviensis isolate mSaiBol1 chromosome 9, mSaiBol1.pri, whole genome shotgun sequence, a single genomic window includes:
- the OXT gene encoding oxytocin-neurophysin 1, with translation MAGPSLACCLLGLLALTSACYIQNCPPGGKRAALDLDVRKCLPCGPGGKGRCFGPNICCAEELGCFVGTAEALRCQEENYLPSPCQSGHKACGIGGRCAMFGLCCSPDGCHADPACDMEATFSQH, from the exons ATGGCCGGCCCCAGCCTCGCCTGCTGTCTGCTCGGCCTCCTGGCGCTGACCTCCGCCTGCTACATCCAGAACTGCCCCCCGGGAGGCAAGAGGGCCGCGCTGGACCTCGATGTGCGCAAG TGCCTCCCCTGCGGCCCCGGGGGCAAAGGCCGCTGCTTCGGGCCGAATATCTGCTGCGCGGAAGAGCTAGGCTGCTTCGTGGGCACGGCCGAGGCGCTGCGCTGCCAGGAGGAGAACTACCTGCCATCGCCCTGCCAGTCCGGCCACAAGGCCTGCGGGATCGGGGGCCGCTGCGCGATGTTCGGCCTCTGCTGCAGCCCGG ACGGCTGCCACGCTGACCCTGCCTGCGATATGGAAGCCACCTTCTCCCAGCACTGA